The following proteins come from a genomic window of Gossypium raimondii isolate GPD5lz chromosome 5, ASM2569854v1, whole genome shotgun sequence:
- the LOC105771419 gene encoding xyloglucan endotransglucosylase/hydrolase protein 31, whose product MPSLFCLPFMAPVFCLLLAFFMIASGNAQGPPSPGYSPSSRISSVTFNQGFRNLWGPQHQRVDQGSLTIWLDKTSGSGFKSLEPYQSGYFGAAMKLQPGYTAGVITSLYLSNNEDHPGNHDEIDIEFLGTTPDKPYTLQTNVYIRGTGDGNLIGREMKFHLWFDPTKDYHNYAILWTPSEIIFLVDDVPIRRYTRKSDATFPTRPMWVYGSVWDASSWATENGRYKADYSYQPFVGRYTNFKISGCTANSPASCRPPSASPSGSGSLSRQQVSAMNWVQRNYLVYDYCHDPKRDHTQTPEC is encoded by the exons ATGCCATCTCTTTTCTGTCTCCCCTTTATGGCTCCAGTTTTCTGTCTGCTTTTAGCTTTTTTCATGATTGCCTCAGGCAATGCTCAGGGTCCACCTTCCCCTGGATACTCCCCCAGCTCCAGGATTAGTTCTGTGACCTTTAACCAAGGGTTTAGAAATCTATGGGGTCCTCAGCATCAGAGAGTAGACCAGGGATCATTAACAATCTGGCTTGATAAAACCTCAG GAAGTGGATTCAAGTCACTTGAGCCGTATCAATCTGGTTACTTTGGCGCTGCCATGAAGCTCCAACCCGGTTATACAGCAGGAGTTATTACATCTCTCTAT CTTTCAAACAATGAAGATCATCCTGGAAACCATGATGAAATTGATATAGAGTTCCTTGGAACAACACCAGATAAGCCCTATACTCTGCAGACCAATGTGTATATCAGAGGAACTGGGGATGGAAATTTAATTGGGAGGGAAATGAAGTTTCATCTATGGTTTGATCCTACAAAAGACTACCATAACTATGCAATTTTGTGGACACCAAGTGAGATTAT ATTTTTGGTAGATGATGTGCCCATTAGGAGGTACACAAGGAAGAGTGACGCCACGTTTCCGACGAGACCAATGTGGGTGTACGGATCAGTATGGGATGCTTCATCATGGGCCACCGAGAATGGAAGATACAAAGCGGATTATAGCTACCAACCTTTTGTTGGTAGGTATACAAACTTCAAAATAAGTGGTTGCACCGCCAATAGCCCAGCCTCATGCCGCCCGCCCTCTGCCTCTCCATCTGGCTCCGGCAGCCTCAGTCGACAGCAAGTGTCGGCCATGAATTGGGTGCAAAGGAACTATTTGGTGTATGACTATTGCCATGACCCTAAGAGGGATCATACTCAGACGCCTGAGTGCTAG
- the LOC105770695 gene encoding probable glucuronoxylan glucuronosyltransferase IRX7, whose protein sequence is MMASELQKPIKKNRGFYVKMRILHKGRQPEKSLFFRYYQWILWFSFTLYFLTSFFITNKPITLSKPRASGSKLSLPSRVLFESVNKTSQQPYLKNPAMFKDLKIFIYELPSEYNENWLSNKRCSNHLFASEVAIHRALLNADDFRTFDPNEADLFFVPVYVSCNFSTVNGFPTIVHARSLLFSAIQFITKNYPFWNRSQGFDHIFVASHDYGACFHAMEDRAIDNGIPEFLMNSILLQTFGVNYKHPCQDVENVLIPPYISPESIRKTLEKAPLTGNRDIMVFFRGKMEVHPKNVSGKFYSKRVRTEIWRRYKGDRRFYLQRHRFTGYQSEITRSVFCLCPLGWAPWSPRLVESVALGCVPVIIADGIRLPFSSAVKWSEISLTVAEREVGKLGQILEHVAATNLSTIQKNLWDPAVRRALLFNDHMQRGDATWQILTSLYKKLNRSYRRSRAPSQ, encoded by the exons ATGATGGCTTCAGAACTGCAAAAACCCATCAAGAAAAACAGAGGATTCTATGTTAAGATGAGGATATTACACAAAGGCAGACAACCCGAGAAAAGCCTCTTTTTTAGATACTACCAATGGAttctttggttttcttttaCCCTCTATTTTCTCACCTCTTTCTTCATTACTAACAAGCCAATCACTTTGTCTAAACCTCGTGCTTCTGGTTCCAAATTATCCTTACCTTCTCGTGTCCTGTTTGAATCTGTTAACAAAACTAGTCAACAACCTTATCTCAAAAACCCAG CGATGTTCAAAGATTTGAAGATATTCATCTATGAGTTACCATCGGAATACAATGAAAACTGGCTTTCCAACAAGCGATGCAGCAACCATTTGTTTGCCTCGGAAGTGGCCATTCATAGAGCCTTGTTGAACGCCGACGACTTTAGAACATTTGACCCTAACGAAGCTGATTTATTTTTCGTGCCTGTTTATGTCTCCTGCAACTTCAGTACCGTTAATGGTTTCCCTACCATTGTCCATGCTCGCTCTCTTTTATTCTCGGCTATCCAATTTATCACCAAAAACTACCCATTCTGGAACCGCTCCCAAGGTTTTGACCACATCTTCGTTGCTTCCCATGATTATGGAGCCTGCTTTCACGCCATG gAGGATAGAGCTATCGATAACGGGATTCCGGAGTTTTTGATGAACTCGATACTATTACAAACATTCGGGGTTAATTACAAGCACCCTTGTCAGGACGTTGAAAATGTTCTTATACCGCCTTATATATCGCCGGAAAGTATACGGAAGACCCTCGAGAAGGCTCCGTTGACTGGGAATCGAGACATCATGGTCTTTTTCAGGGGAAAAATGGAAGTCCACCCCAAAAACGTTAGTGGAAAATTTTATAGCAA gAGGGTGAGGACGGAAATTTGGCGAAGGTATAAAGGAGATAGGAGGTTTTACTTGCAAAGACATAGATTTACCGGTTACCAGTCAGAAATTACACGGTCTGTTTTTTGCTTGTGTCCACTTGGATGGGCCCCCTGGAGTCCAAGGCTTGTTGAGTCCGTGGCTTTGGGCTGTGTACCGGTGATCATAGCAGACGGTATCAGGTTGCCGTTCTCCTCCGCTGTGAAGTGGTCAGAGATTTCCCTCACGGTGGCGGAAAGGGAGGTTGGGAAGTTGGGGCAGATCCTGGAGCACGTAGCCGCGACCAATTTGTCTACCATTCAGAAGAACTTGTGGGATCCCGCTGTCAGGCGAGCCCTACTGTTCAATGATCACATGCAAAGAGGGGATGCTACGTGGCAGATTTTAACTTCGCTCTATAAAAAACTGAACCGGTCGTACAGGAGGTCAAGGGCTCCAAGCCAATAG